The Primulina eburnea isolate SZY01 chromosome 12, ASM2296580v1, whole genome shotgun sequence genome includes the window CTCTCTACattactaattatatatattaataaagtgttaaaaaataaaaacaagtcACATGTAGTTTAATGGATAAAGTCTATGTTTCTTAATCATGAGATTGTAGGTTCAATTTTTGCTTgggtcttttttattttttttaatttattttttagttcatatatcaaaattataatgtagccactcattatttcttataaatatatttttatcctcatttaaatataaatcaaataaattataaaaacatatcGTACAAGCACGCAACACGTGCGTCGTTGTACTAGTAATATATTAAGCGTGAGTGGTCTCCCGCATTCtaatattatgttatattttacttttatttaataatatttggatttatacttttttattttgatttttattttgatttttattttgatttttaaattcACCATTCTTTGTCATTTCATGTCACGTGTATAAATTCCACGAAGCACGACCACATCACACTCTCCTCTCCTCTTGCCCGAGCCCGACCCTTTTCTGTGCCCtattctctctctttttttggGGTATTTTTTACCTTTTATTTTTCTCCGTGAAATCCCCCATTAGTAGAGGGAGAGTCTTGATAATCCTTTGCAGCTCTCCAGCCAGGTAGATTTGACCTcttttttcttgttttcttttCTATTATCTGttgtaattaatttttttgttagttTTTTGGATGTTAGCTTGGAGGTGGGCTAGTTTTTAGAATATTTTTagtattgatattttatttctaGTGTGTTTTTGTATGATAAATTCTGAATTTTCGGCTTTTCGTTCTGTTTTGAATGATGACATGGGTTCATTCTGAAATTTTTTCTGGAAATACAAAATATTgttaaaaaatatgataaatttgaaACAGCTGTTTGTTTTTCATCTTAAGCAAAATATTGTTTCGCGAGGTTTTGTTTGGTTTATTTTGACTTCAAGTACGAGGCGGATAATTCAGAATGATGGAAACTGAATTGCAGATTTTTCTAGCAGATCTGTATGTTTTTCATCTTAAAATAAATACGTTtaagaaatcaaatactatGTTTTTTAGTAAAAGAATAATAATATGTATTTCTGTCGGTAATAACAAGTCTAAAATCACAGCCGGCTCTTCTCATTACCCGCTTTGCCCGGATCTTAATCACtgcaaataaattttattatatatttatatattattattattaaagtcATTTTGTAACCAAGATTTCACCTTTTCTTGCCATGGCAGGTCTAATTATTCAATATCTTGAAAAATGAATCACTGTGCTATTCAGCATAATTATTTTGTCGCCCGTGAAGAGATGAGAGGAAGTGCCGCCGCTTCTGGCGGAGGACCTGTGGAGAGGAGAGGGACTGTAATTTGCCCCAAGCCTCGGCGGCTCGGCCTAAACCACACCATCCTTTATGACCCTTATCCTATGACACCCCGCAGATGGCATATTTGgtaatttctttttcctttACCTCCAATTTTTAGTCTTTTTATCTTATTCTTGGCGATCGGTTCTGATTTTTTttccccttttttttttttgggtttttggTAAAGCCATCAGCAAGAGGTTTGTGAAGCAAATGCTGCCAACGAAGTGCTGGATATCATTCTTGCAAAGGTTTGTTTTTAACTTTATCTGCACACGTTACACTGTTTCTTGATACGAGACTTGTAAGATCAGGTGGCCCTTATCATTTGATTCATCAGTTAGCCTGCCAAATctgagagaaaaaaaatttgggtTTTGAATCAACAGGGTAGTTGTGGTGCGGATCAATCTGTCTCGCAAGTATCTTCGTCACCCCCATTTTTTTCGGGGTCACCGCCTAGGAGAGTATCTAACCCATTAATCCAAGATGCACGTTTTGTGGACGAGAAACTCGCCCCAGTCGCACCACGTGCGATCCCAATCATATCAGGCAGATTCGTCCAGGAAAGTTTTGGTAACAATCCGGCCGTAAGAGTCGAGGGGTTCGATTGCCTCGACAAGGATAGGCGCAATCGCCACATCCCTGCCTTGGCTTGAGCCTATGTTCGGAGCGCTCGAGCCCACACGATTCACTTTCGTTCTAGCAATTAGAGAACAAATTTTGCTCGGCCTTCATCGAGTGAGCTAAGCAATGGCGGACAAATCATTTTGTATATTGTGTATATATGTTATCCATTTGGTAATATGACTTTAAGTTGATGCCATTTcagtaaaataatttttatacagCAGGGAGGTATCAGGAGCAACCCCCCTTTGTCAAAGGTGTAAGTATGATCAGAACTCGGAAGAGAGAAAGGGGGATTCTTGACATTTTTTGTCCattttgggaacatttttgagATTTCAGCTATGTGAGAAATTgcaattttgtataattttgtaaTTCGAATATATCGTATATAAAAATTCCTGCATAATTAAGTTTAATTCACAGATAATGCTCCGTGAGTTTTCATGTCCATACATAAATTAACTTTAAGGAGtatgtatcttgtgagacggtctcacgaatctttatctgtgagacaagtcaatataaagtaatattcttagtataaaaaataatagtttttcaTAGATAATTTAAATacgagatccgtctcataaaatactatccgtgagatcgtctcacataagtttttgtcaatgtTAAAGATATATAATCCAAGTGAGTCAAGTTTTTTAATCAAATCTCCAAGACTTGTCAATTATGTACACACTTGGGAATAAATATAGTTTATTAGTTTGTTAAAAGTATAAATTCTATAAGTGAGAATATATTAAAACTTGtatcaataatatttttattagttTGTATTATTTTCCCTTCTTGTTGGTGGAGCCGTATAATCTggagttaaatttatattttgacatttttattattatttttccatGGAACCTGGCAGCAAAACGTAAttgagtttaatttttttttaaaaaaaattccttcacagcaattaaattaaatgattCAAATTTTAAAGATATGTAAAGGATCAATCATTTGTCGTTTTATCGAAAATTATAACTTACAGTAATCGATActgttttaatatattaaactaTTGTGTGTCGATCGTTATCTCAGAAGTGAtaattatttcatcaaatatttgttgatttttattctattttaaTTTGTGTGACTGAATTGTGTCTTATTATCGGCCAATATCAAACATTTCTGTTATAAACATTGATACATATATAGGAAAATGATATATTCACTTTTCAAAACATAAAACAATATATATCTTTTAAAATGTAATACACATTAATTGTTCAAATTAATTTTCATGAAGAATATAATTACCACCCTATTAGGATGTAGGAGTATAACAAATTTGGGacttttttaaaattgaaaacgTTACAAGATTTTTACGCCAGGTTAAAAAATTAACACATTATTGCTAGTCactaatataaattttgagCAAAATGAGCTACTAAAAATACAAAATGTAGAAACAGCTCAAAGTACTGAGTGGATAAGATATATGTTAGTACAACAAATTAGTTTACGTGAATAGATGAGCTGTGAAATCGACAACAGTTAAGGCACACATGTTGACTGATAACAAAAAAAAGGCCgagattttttttaagaaagttTGAAAATTAAGCTTCTACATCTCTCTTTCTTATGTTTTCAGAAAGATTTCAATAGAAGATTTGATCGGTACAACTCTCGTATTAACCCACTTCAGCTCGGTTCACCAATCTTATTGAGCTGAAACTCTTTTTAACTTTCTCTTAACTCAACCTGGTCAAAAATATGTATCCTACAATTTACAATGATTCTCACTAAATATCTAATCGTATATGATAAGTGAAAAAAAAATGTGCACAAGATAATATTCCTCAATCTTTTGATAAAACTTCGTGCATGTAAAATCATCTTATGATAAATATGTTTCAGAGATACTGAAAATTCTTGAAGATGTTCAAAAATCACAGAAGTCTTCTTAAACTTTGATGTATATATCCCCTTTTTATAGGTGTTGATCCCCAACGTTAATAAataaacatggtactcacagaTGTATTGAATATCCGACAGATATGCATATGGTGCCACGTGTTTTTTTCGTGTTTTCGAAAATAGTAACGActaatttaaatttcttagaCATTATCTGAAAGAGATAACCAACTAATTATTTATTTGTCCTTGCCGATGAAAATTCAATCCTCAACAAAGATAAGTAATACTTGTCTTCAGAGAATGTCTTCAGATTAGTTTGTGGACCAGTCTGTTGTGATCTTAATTCAGACTAACATACCAGATAAGTTTAATTAGACCGACTGATTGTCCGTGTCCATATCATCTTGTATCAGCGTAGTTGATTAGCACGTATTTGATTTAGCTTGATGATCATTCAACAATAGTTTCAGTTCAATAAGCTttttgcatttatgaattttaagTCAGATAAGTTTAGTTTGTAATCACAAAAACTTAGATTCAAATTTTTACAATTTTTCTCATTTTAGTGATATCAAAACTAAGCATTTTTtcaagtatttgtaaaaaacGAACTTTTTATAAAATAGAAAcaaatggaaaaaaaatttaactatagaacaataaaagataaaaatatctatattcTATCTTCTGTTGAAAGGTCGATGAAAAGAGTGACTGGGTCTGTATCGGCCACTTGAGCTACAATGATGACCACCACCCGAGCTTCCACTAGTTGGTTTCTTGTGTTGAGACGAAGAGGCAGAGGGCTTGGGTTTTTCTTGTTCTTTGggattttcttcttttttgatACCACCCTCCCTTTCTTGAAGGTAGTTAACAAATTCAGACATTTATTTCCCAAGTGTTTTAATGTGACCTATCAAcacaaattattgttttctattcTGCATACTAAATCAACATTGGATCTCttatatttgaaataagatACTTGACAAGATTTTGACTTAATAGGCGGAGAACATCAATTAACTGAGCATTCATTGTAGTCTTGAATAGTTTGGGATCCAGTGAAGTATCCATTTGATCTATTCGTAGGCCAGCTATTCATTTTGAATATTTGACAAAAATATATtgatgaattatatcgatgtcgtTGGCATCTTGAGAAGTATTGTCCTTCTTGGTGAATTGGTTTTGCGGTGACGACTGATTCAAAGATGTTTGTGACGACTGATTCGAAGATGTTTGAGGTGGTTCAATAAGTAATGCATTCTTCTTGGAGTTATCATGCTGATCTGCCTGATGGTCATAGTGATGTACCAGGCTGATCTACTCTACCTGTTGGTCCTCATGATCTGTAGCATGAAGTTCTTCTTGGGTTGGAGATGGATGAGCTTAAAACAAATTATTGATTAAGTAATCGAAATATGACATTGGAATAATGGAAGAAATATTCTCTTATTTTGTTTGTAATTGTAATTTCTTTAactcatttttctttaaaatgtacttgaagtttttatttttAGCTAATGgccgaaatatatatatagtttttgtacTATTAAAATAACTCCCAAAAGTGCggtgaaaatcataaaatcgtaaacatccaaccaaacctaaaactacaaattttcaaaaatagcaCAACGTCaaaatcctctcaaaaaccattATTTACTTCCAAAAGTCATCCAAACCTTTAAAGTAATAAAATCATAACTGTGCGAAAAACTAGCAATGCATAGGTCCTCAGG containing:
- the LOC140807278 gene encoding uncharacterized protein isoform X2, whose translation is MNHCAIQHNYFVAREEMRGSAAASGGGPVERRGTVICPKPRRLGLNHTILYDPYPMTPRRWHICHQQEVCEANAANEVLDIILAKGGIRSNPPLSKV
- the LOC140807278 gene encoding uncharacterized protein isoform X1, encoding MNHCAIQHNYFVAREEMRGSAAASGGGPVERRGTVICPKPRRLGLNHTILYDPYPMTPRRWHICHQQEVCEANAANEVLDIILAKGSCGADQSVSQVSSSPPFFSGSPPRRVSNPLIQDARFVDEKLAPVAPRAIPIISGRFVQESFGNNPAVRVEGFDCLDKDRRNRHIPALA